In the genome of Lactuca sativa cultivar Salinas chromosome 3, Lsat_Salinas_v11, whole genome shotgun sequence, the window AGGAAAATCTTCAGCTTCTCTTCCACCTGCAAATCAACAAATCTTGAAAAATCAACTGTCATCACGCTCCCCACCACCAACACCGCCTACATCTCCACCGCCGCCACTGCTAGtgctgccaccaccaccacctaagCCTAAAACTGGTGGTTTGACATTGACTTCTTCATCAACACCACCATCAAATGTCAAACATAAGCCATTGCATTGCGATAAAGTCAACACAAATGTAGAACACTCCACCGCGTGGGACAAAGGTTCTTTCAGGTAAATTTTCAATCTTTTTGCTAGACTTGTACCTTATGCACATACAATTGTACACAAACATTGACAAAACAATACAATGTAACAATAAATTCAGGTTTAATGGTGATCTAATTGGGGCCCTATTCGGAACCATAGCAGCCAACAAAAAATCGCCACGTGGCGACCCCACCACTTCCCCGACCCCAAAACCCGAAAAAAAATCGGGCCCACCCTCGCAAGTTTTCATCCTTGACACCCGAAAATCACAAAACATCGCGATAATTCTTCGATCATTAACCGTGTCCCGAAGAGAAATCATCGATTGTCTCCTCGAAGGGAAAGGAATTGACATAAATACCCTTGAAAAGCTCTCTCGAATCAACCCaacaaaagaagaagaacaacTGATTCTTAACTATGATCACGACATCACAAGGCTAGCAGATGCTGAATCTTTTCTTTACCATATCTTAAGAACTGTTCCTTCTGCTTTTACTCGATTCAATGCGATGTTTTTCAAGTTAAATTATGATTCAGAAGTGTCACACATCAAGAACACGTTACAGACAGTTGAAAAAGCATGTAACGAGCTTAGAAATCGTGGGCTTTTTGTGAAGTTATTGGAGGCGATTTTGAAAGCGGGAAATCAAATGAATGCGGGAACTTCAAGAGGAAATGCTCAAGCTGTCAATTTGAATTCTTTATTGAAATTATCTAATGTTAAAAGCAGTGATGGAAAGACAAGTTTGCTTCAttttgttgttgaagaagttgtgAGATTGGAAGGAAAACGGTGTATGATTAATCGAAATCATAGCTTAAGAAATAGTACTGTAAGTTTAAACTGTGATACATCGATAGGAAAAGATTATATAAGGCTTGGATTGCCGATTGTGGGAGGGGTAAGTTCGGAATTTTATAACGTGAAGAAAGCTGCGGGAATTGAGTACGATGCCCTTTCGAAATCGAGTTCCAGGTTGAACGATCGTTTGACTGAACTCATG includes:
- the LOC111888321 gene encoding formin-like protein 4, encoding MNHFTRLEEFKGVIVDEEGLDVFYWRNLDDDDEPKRTIFKKEHPKEEEKKMISVDHGRRKSNTQIQEIQLLTGKSSASLPPANQQILKNQLSSRSPPPTPPTSPPPPLLVLPPPPPKPKTGGLTLTSSSTPPSNVKHKPLHCDKVNTNVEHSTAWDKGSFRFNGDLIGALFGTIAANKKSPRGDPTTSPTPKPEKKSGPPSQVFILDTRKSQNIAIILRSLTVSRREIIDCLLEGKGIDINTLEKLSRINPTKEEEQLILNYDHDITRLADAESFLYHILRTVPSAFTRFNAMFFKLNYDSEVSHIKNTLQTVEKACNELRNRGLFVKLLEAILKAGNQMNAGTSRGNAQAVNLNSLLKLSNVKSSDGKTSLLHFVVEEVVRLEGKRCMINRNHSLRNSTVSLNCDTSIGKDYIRLGLPIVGGVSSEFYNVKKAAGIEYDALSKSSSRLNDRLTELMKTVEECGGGGDGGRGFVKEMEKFVERAEWEIHELGEEEERVIRVVKKTNEYYQVGASKDKGRKQFQLFGIVKAFLEMVDKACVDIAVKLQKRRTGCGEAAALAAVVVPSMPTTPNRPSVKFPVLPVNFISSSSSSDSGEDL